In Pantoea agglomerans, the genomic stretch GTTCGCGGAAGCCGATACGGCAGCTCATCTGGTCGAACGGCGAAATACCCCACATCGCCTTTTCCGTCAGCGGCTGCGGAATAAAGTTCAGGCTGGAGACCGGCTGCGTGGCAGCGAACTTCTCGCCCGGGACGCCCCCTTCGGTCGACACCTTCACCTGATTAACCGGATAGATCGGCTGGCCGGTCAGACGGTTGAGCACAAACAGGTTGCCGGTTTTGGTCGGCAGGATCACCGCCGGCTGCGGGCTGCCCTGATAGTCGATATCCACCAGCGACGGCTGAGACGGGTTATCGCGGTCCCAGAGGTCGTGGCTGGCGCTCTGATAACGCCATTTAAAGGCGCCGGTTTTCAGATCCAGCGCCACCAGCGCATCGCGGAATTTCTCCGTGTTGCTGTTGGGATCGCGCTCGATGCCGACTTCATCCGGCGAAGCGTTGCCAAACGGCACGTAGACCAGGCCGTTTTTCAGGTCGGCGCTCAGCGTCGCCCAGGCAACCGGAGTGTCCTGCGGATAGGTTGCATCCGCCGCAATCGGCTGGGTCGCTTCTGGCTGAGCCGGATCGAAGTTCCACACCAGACGGCCGGTGACGGCGTCCCAGGCGCGGATGACACCGGACGGGTTGCCGCGGTTAAAGCCGTTGTCCATCACCGAGCCGCCCACAATCACCAGATTGCCCGCCACCAGCGGCGCGGAGGTTTGCATCAGCGCATGCGGACGCACCTCGCCCATATTGACATGCAGGTCGACCACGCCGTTCTGACCGAAATCGGCGCACGGCTTGCCGCTGTCGGCGTCCAGCGCTACCAGCTTCGCATCGGTGGTCGCGTTATAAATACGTTTACGGCAGAGCGCAGGCTGCGAGCCGCTGTCTGCCCCCGCCGCGCTGCTGGCGTCGTAGAAAGCAACGCCGCGACAGGTCTGGTGCTGCTGCATATAGGAGCGATTCTGCGGCGGCGCATATTTCCACTTCACCGCGCCGGTTTCTGGATCGAGCGCGTGCACCTCATTATGCGGCGTACAGAAGTAGAGCATGCCGTTCACCTTCAGCGGCGTCGCCTCAAAGGTATACTCGGTCGCGTCATCGCTCTGGCGCAGGTCGCCGGTGTGGTAGGTCCAGGCTACCTCAAGATCTTTTACGTTCTCTTTGGTGATCTGATTCAGCGAGGAGAAGCGCAGCGCATTGGTGGAGCCGCCGTAGGCTGTCCAGTCATTGCCGGCGCCGGTGGAGGCGGACGGCGTGCGCGCAGTAGTAATGGTGCCCTGCTGCGGCAGCGGATCGTAAAAGCAGAGGCCGATCACCAGCGCGATCATCACCACCACCGTAGAACCGAGGAAAGGATGGAATTTGCGCTGGGTCAGCGGACGCACCACCCAGGGAAGCGCCAGCCAGACGCCAAGCAGGCCGAACAGGTCGCCGCGCGGGATCCACTGCCACTTGTCAAAGCCGACTTCCCAGATAGTCCAGAACAGCGTGATCCACATCAGCAGCGCGTAGAGCGAGAGCGCGCTGCGTTTATTCAGGAACAGCAGCAGTGCGGTAAGCAGCAAGCCTGCGGCCATCAGCGCATAAAAGGCGCTGCCCCCCAGCAGCAAAAGCTTCCCGCCCATATACAGCATCGCAACGGCGACAATCGCCATCACGATACTGGTTAGCTTGTTAATCATGATCCTTCTCTTCCTCATTCCAGCGACGAAATAAAATAAATAAACATAACTTCAACGTTATTTTAACTTAGGTAAATTTTTCGTAAAAACACAATATCTTGCGAGCCTTTAGCGAGGCTAACGAATTAGCGACAGCAAAAAACGCGACAGGCTTGCTGTGCAGAGATGCGACGCCAGAAGCTGCCCGTAATGGTCCGATA encodes the following:
- a CDS encoding membrane-bound PQQ-dependent dehydrogenase, glucose/quinate/shikimate family; the protein is MINKLTSIVMAIVAVAMLYMGGKLLLLGGSAFYALMAAGLLLTALLLFLNKRSALSLYALLMWITLFWTIWEVGFDKWQWIPRGDLFGLLGVWLALPWVVRPLTQRKFHPFLGSTVVVMIALVIGLCFYDPLPQQGTITTARTPSASTGAGNDWTAYGGSTNALRFSSLNQITKENVKDLEVAWTYHTGDLRQSDDATEYTFEATPLKVNGMLYFCTPHNEVHALDPETGAVKWKYAPPQNRSYMQQHQTCRGVAFYDASSAAGADSGSQPALCRKRIYNATTDAKLVALDADSGKPCADFGQNGVVDLHVNMGEVRPHALMQTSAPLVAGNLVIVGGSVMDNGFNRGNPSGVIRAWDAVTGRLVWNFDPAQPEATQPIAADATYPQDTPVAWATLSADLKNGLVYVPFGNASPDEVGIERDPNSNTEKFRDALVALDLKTGAFKWRYQSASHDLWDRDNPSQPSLVDIDYQGSPQPAVILPTKTGNLFVLNRLTGQPIYPVNQVKVSTEGGVPGEKFAATQPVSSLNFIPQPLTEKAMWGISPFDQMSCRIGFRELRYDGNPWTPATEKGSLIFPGNFGVFNWGSVAVDPERQLLIAAPVRLAYKYNLIKRTPDTATERLFTKDGSPYWNENFHGDYAIHIQQFSSELGIPCIAPPWGRMVGVDLKTGKTEWLRRVGTTKNLNTAFLPGRFPIGFPMGMVAHGGPLVTAGDVVFHGATADNFFRAYDSTTGALLWQTELSAGAQATPSTFMGKDGKQYVVIAAGGHGSLGTKGGDSVVAFRLK